Proteins from a single region of Methanotorris igneus Kol 5:
- a CDS encoding IS200/IS605 family accessory protein TnpB-related protein — protein MQNKNKLPSEIVLTYKIKHNYDLKNLLDGFMSTSQKAVDIIWENINWKEKQVKHRFKSKNKYKYYTTTRLIPEIPKDKDFKRELRNYLLNGWNFASHYVDGAIKVAYSTIESWKSNYLDGKRKRNKPTFKRPFVRVKNTLIKYDKENGTIRITIKARREYLVLNIKNEWFFEKIRGFDIGEIILKDNEALITFKKPLNIFDKKVVIGVDSNLKSLDLFHPEEGWIRVDLSELHRIKKVYDVIIDKLKSIYKKAPKRIGILLKKYYNRRKNRVEDFINKLTSQLSKLFPNAIFIFEDLDKLSMYKNSNFNRDLDRTSWREIAKKLEYKSIVFYVNPHYTSKTCPVCGSKMESQEGQVVTCEKCGVFNRQFVGSFNIFKRGVKLVKKLLGGVGAPVAGVEVDDLLPNEPRGELRPMSPKSIVRVNLSESTFIHIYS, from the coding sequence ATGCAAAATAAAAACAAACTTCCATCCGAAATCGTATTAACTTACAAGATTAAACACAATTACGATTTAAAAAACTTGTTAGATGGATTTATGAGTACCTCTCAGAAAGCAGTTGATATTATCTGGGAAAATATCAACTGGAAAGAAAAACAAGTTAAACATCGATTTAAATCTAAAAATAAATACAAATACTACACAACCACCCGATTAATCCCAGAAATTCCAAAAGATAAGGATTTCAAAAGAGAACTAAGAAATTATTTACTAAATGGCTGGAATTTTGCTTCTCATTATGTAGATGGAGCTATTAAAGTGGCTTATTCAACAATAGAGAGTTGGAAATCGAATTATTTAGATGGTAAAAGAAAAAGAAATAAACCGACATTTAAAAGACCTTTTGTTAGAGTTAAAAATACCCTAATAAAATACGATAAAGAAAATGGAACGATAAGGATAACAATAAAAGCGAGGAGGGAGTATTTAGTTTTAAATATTAAAAATGAATGGTTTTTCGAAAAAATTAGAGGTTTTGACATTGGAGAGATTATTTTGAAGGACAACGAGGCATTAATAACCTTTAAAAAACCTTTAAATATATTTGATAAAAAAGTCGTTATCGGTGTAGATAGCAATCTAAAATCCTTAGATTTATTCCATCCAGAAGAGGGGTGGATTAGAGTTGATTTATCTGAACTGCATAGAATAAAGAAGGTTTATGATGTTATTATCGATAAGTTAAAGTCGATTTATAAAAAAGCTCCGAAGAGAATTGGTATCTTGCTAAAAAAGTATTATAATAGAAGGAAAAATCGAGTTGAAGATTTTATTAATAAATTAACTTCCCAGCTATCTAAACTCTTTCCAAATGCAATTTTTATCTTTGAGGATTTGGATAAGCTCAGTATGTATAAAAATTCAAACTTTAACAGAGATTTAGATAGGACAAGCTGGAGAGAGATAGCGAAAAAGTTAGAGTATAAGAGTATTGTTTTTTACGTTAATCCTCACTATACTTCAAAAACCTGTCCCGTATGCGGGAGTAAAATGGAGTCCCAAGAGGGACAGGTTGTAACATGCGAAAAATGTGGAGTTTTCAATAGGCAGTTCGTCGGCTCTTTTAATATCTTTAAAAGAGGAGTTAAATTAGTTAAAAAACTCTTAGGCGGAGTTGGGGCCCCCGTGGCTGGGGTGGAGGTCGATGATTTACTCCCCAATGAACCCAGAGGAGAGTTGAGACCGATGTCACCCAAGTCCATCGTGAGGGTTAATTTAAGCGAGAGTACTTTTATTCACATTTACTCCTAA
- a CDS encoding IS607 family transposase yields the protein MSLERLYTMKEACELLGIHIKTLQRWDREGKIKCVRTVGGKRRVPESEIKRILGIKDKEQRKIIGYARVSSNTQKDDLERQIDAIKSYAKDRGWNIEILKDVGSGLSEKRKNYRKLLKMVINQEVEKVIIAYPDRLTRFGFETLKEFFKSYGTEVIVINKKCKAPQEELVEDLITVISHFAGKLYGRRSHKYKKLIKTVKEIVGENNAK from the coding sequence ATGAGTTTAGAAAGACTATATACGATGAAGGAAGCTTGTGAATTGTTGGGAATTCATATAAAAACACTGCAAAGATGGGATAGAGAGGGAAAGATAAAGTGTGTTAGAACTGTGGGGGGAAAGAGGAGGGTTCCAGAGAGTGAAATAAAACGAATATTAGGAATTAAAGATAAAGAACAAAGAAAAATTATCGGCTATGCAAGGGTTTCATCTAACACACAAAAAGACGATTTAGAAAGGCAAATAGACGCGATAAAATCATACGCAAAAGATAGGGGCTGGAATATAGAGATATTAAAAGATGTTGGCAGTGGATTAAGCGAAAAAAGAAAAAACTACAGAAAACTTTTAAAAATGGTTATAAATCAGGAGGTTGAGAAAGTAATAATTGCCTATCCAGATAGATTGACAAGATTTGGCTTTGAAACATTAAAAGAATTCTTTAAATCTTACGGAACGGAGGTAATCGTTATTAATAAGAAATGTAAGGCTCCACAAGAAGAGTTAGTAGAAGATTTAATAACCGTTATTTCCCATTTCGCAGGAAAATTATACGGAAGGCGTTCTCACAAATATAAAAAACTTATAAAGACAGTTAAAGAAATTGTGGGCGAGAATAATGCAAAATAA
- a CDS encoding SemiSWEET transporter: protein MAIEFDMVGYIAGTLTTFASLPQLIKSLKTKDMSGISLYFVVTFTLGLSLWLVYGILKNDYPIIIFNIISLMFWIPITYLKVKDELRRKLNYSRVR, encoded by the coding sequence ATGGCGATAGAGTTTGATATGGTTGGATATATTGCTGGGACGTTGACAACATTTGCCTCCCTGCCCCAACTAATAAAATCATTAAAAACAAAAGACATGAGTGGGATTTCACTTTATTTTGTGGTTACTTTCACTTTAGGGCTTTCTTTATGGCTTGTTTATGGAATTTTAAAGAATGATTATCCAATAATAATTTTTAACATAATTTCATTGATGTTTTGGATTCCAATAACGTATTTAAAGGTAAAGGATGAATTAAGAAGGAAGTTAAATTATAGTCGTGTGCGTTAG
- the mfnF gene encoding (4-{4-[2-(gamma-L-glutamylamino)ethyl]phenoxymethyl}furan-2-yl)methanamine synthase yields the protein MILGIDIGGANTKITEIDENDYKIHHIYFPMWKNNEKLTELLKKYSENVDTVGIVMTAELVDAYETKKEGVNDILNSVENAYDCPIYVLDADGNFLTPEEARENYLKVSAANWMATAKFVSEYIDNNCILVDMGSTTTDIIPIKDGKILANKKDLDRLMNNELIYVGTLRTPLSFLANKINFRGKITHVSSEYFAITGDIHVILGKIKEEDYTCETPDGKGVDRDACLTRVARVLCGDREMINDDELTAIAEEFYAKLLKLIREGVDEVSKKYELKNVVITGLGEEILKDALKGYNIKSIKEIYGKEVSLATPSFAVGMLLKKYIG from the coding sequence ATGATATTGGGCATTGATATTGGTGGGGCAAATACAAAAATAACTGAAATTGATGAGAATGACTACAAAATACATCATATATATTTCCCAATGTGGAAAAATAATGAAAAACTAACCGAATTATTAAAAAAATACAGTGAAAATGTTGATACAGTTGGTATTGTTATGACCGCTGAACTCGTTGATGCCTATGAAACAAAAAAAGAGGGCGTAAATGACATATTAAATTCCGTTGAAAACGCCTATGATTGCCCAATTTATGTTCTTGATGCTGATGGGAATTTTTTAACTCCAGAAGAAGCGAGAGAAAACTACTTAAAAGTTTCCGCCGCCAATTGGATGGCTACTGCAAAATTTGTCTCTGAATATATTGATAATAACTGCATTTTGGTGGATATGGGCTCAACCACAACAGATATAATCCCAATAAAAGATGGGAAAATTTTGGCAAATAAGAAGGACTTGGATAGGTTAATGAACAACGAACTTATTTATGTTGGGACTTTGAGGACTCCATTATCATTTTTAGCCAATAAAATAAACTTTAGAGGAAAAATAACACATGTATCATCAGAATACTTTGCAATAACTGGTGATATACACGTTATTCTTGGCAAAATTAAGGAAGAAGATTACACCTGTGAGACACCAGATGGTAAGGGCGTTGATAGAGACGCATGCTTAACAAGAGTCGCAAGGGTTTTGTGTGGAGATAGAGAGATGATCAATGATGATGAATTAACTGCTATTGCTGAAGAATTCTATGCCAAATTATTGAAATTAATAAGGGAAGGAGTTGATGAGGTATCTAAAAAATATGAATTAAAAAATGTAGTTATAACTGGTTTAGGAGAAGAAATCTTAAAAGATGCGTTAAAGGGATATAACATAAAATCAATAAAAGAAATTTATGGGAAAGAAGTTTCATTGGCAACCCCAAGTTTTGCCGTTGGGATGTTGTTGAAGAAATACATTGGCTAA
- a CDS encoding tRNA uridine(34) 5-carboxymethylaminomethyl modification radical SAM/GNAT enzyme Elp3, translating to MDDYEKFMRCIIENILNEYEKKKKVSKDRIEQIKSKCLRKFRHLNVGFPLNSEILKYATEEEKKVLIPLLRKKPVRTLSGVAVVAVMTSPEKCPHGKCMFCPGGKGSVFGDVPQSYTGREPATMRGLMYKFDPYEQTKARLEQLEKVGHPTNKVELIIMGGTFPARDIEYQDWFIKGCLDAMNKKVSNSLEEAQKLNETAEHRCVALCIETRPDYCREEHINQMLKLGATRVELGVQSIYNDVLKFVKRGHTVEDTIKATQLLKDSGLKVSYHMMPGLPNTTEEMDKKMFYEIFNNPDFKPDLIKIYPCLVVRGTEIYDLWKKGEFKPLNDEEAVELISYVKSIMPKWVRTSRIQRDIPATVIVDGVKKSNLGELVYKNLERKGIKCKCIRCREVGHVMYKRGIMPEIEHIKLCREEYIASGGTEIFLSYEDLKNDILIAYLRLRIPYKPFRKEIDDKTALVRQLHVCGQEKPLTKDIKEITWQHKGYGKMLLKEAERIAKEEFGMNKILVTSGIGVREYYRRLGYERIGAYMGKYL from the coding sequence ATGGATGATTACGAGAAATTCATGAGGTGTATAATAGAGAATATATTGAATGAATATGAAAAGAAAAAGAAGGTCTCAAAAGACAGAATTGAACAGATAAAATCAAAATGTCTAAGAAAATTTAGGCATTTAAATGTGGGGTTCCCATTAAACTCTGAAATATTAAAATATGCAACTGAAGAAGAGAAAAAAGTCCTCATCCCATTACTGAGAAAAAAGCCCGTCAGAACATTATCTGGTGTTGCGGTTGTTGCAGTAATGACATCCCCTGAAAAATGTCCGCATGGAAAGTGTATGTTTTGTCCAGGGGGAAAAGGTAGCGTCTTTGGAGATGTGCCGCAAAGTTATACGGGAAGAGAACCAGCAACAATGAGGGGCTTGATGTATAAATTCGACCCCTACGAACAAACCAAAGCAAGGTTGGAGCAGTTGGAGAAAGTTGGGCATCCAACAAATAAGGTTGAACTCATCATTATGGGAGGGACATTTCCAGCAAGGGATATAGAGTATCAAGATTGGTTTATAAAAGGTTGCTTAGATGCAATGAACAAAAAAGTATCAAATAGTTTAGAGGAAGCACAAAAACTAAATGAAACTGCAGAACATAGATGTGTGGCTTTATGCATTGAAACGAGACCTGATTATTGTAGAGAGGAACATATAAACCAAATGCTAAAATTGGGGGCCACAAGGGTAGAACTTGGGGTTCAGAGTATATACAATGATGTGTTAAAGTTTGTTAAAAGAGGACATACCGTTGAAGATACAATAAAGGCAACGCAATTGTTAAAGGATAGTGGTTTAAAGGTTTCTTACCACATGATGCCTGGCTTACCAAACACAACAGAAGAGATGGACAAAAAGATGTTTTATGAAATATTCAACAATCCAGATTTTAAGCCTGATTTAATCAAAATTTATCCATGTTTGGTTGTTAGGGGGACAGAAATATATGATTTGTGGAAAAAAGGGGAATTTAAACCACTAAATGATGAAGAAGCGGTGGAATTAATAAGTTATGTAAAGTCCATAATGCCAAAATGGGTAAGAACTTCAAGAATTCAAAGGGATATTCCTGCAACTGTTATCGTCGATGGAGTTAAGAAGAGCAATTTGGGAGAATTGGTCTATAAAAACTTAGAAAGGAAAGGCATAAAATGTAAATGTATAAGGTGTAGGGAAGTTGGGCATGTGATGTATAAGAGAGGCATTATGCCTGAGATTGAGCATATAAAATTATGCAGGGAAGAATATATTGCAAGTGGAGGAACAGAAATCTTCTTATCCTATGAAGATTTAAAAAACGATATATTAATAGCATATTTAAGGTTGAGAATTCCATACAAACCATTTAGAAAGGAGATTGATGACAAAACAGCATTGGTAAGGCAGCTCCATGTTTGTGGGCAAGAAAAACCTTTAACAAAGGACATAAAAGAAATCACATGGCAACATAAAGGATATGGAAAAATGCTCCTAAAAGAAGCAGAGAGGATTGCGAAGGAAGAATTTGGCATGAACAAAATTTTGGTAACAAGTGGTATTGGAGTTAGGGAATACTACAGAAGGTTGGGATATGAAAGAATAGGGGCATATATGGGTAAATATCTATAG
- a CDS encoding diacylglycerol/polyprenol kinase family protein: protein MREIYRQLIHMVFGSITAFSILYFGKKVIYPLFILTLAGIFLHFYLRKHYAPIISDLLRLCGRENEYGKGAVLFAVGVLIAVILVDNINAIFYAILVFSISDALATLVGIRGKIKIFGKTLEGFLAFFISACIILHSFGIYGVLVAFVGAFIELISKKIKIDDNLVLPIFLAFILNMINW from the coding sequence ATGAGGGAAATTTATAGACAGCTCATCCACATGGTATTCGGAAGTATTACTGCTTTTTCAATTCTTTATTTTGGAAAGAAGGTAATATATCCATTATTTATTTTGACATTGGCGGGGATTTTCTTACACTTTTATTTAAGGAAACATTATGCTCCAATAATATCTGACTTACTTAGGTTGTGTGGTAGAGAAAATGAGTATGGTAAAGGGGCTGTTTTGTTTGCAGTTGGAGTGTTAATAGCAGTGATACTTGTAGATAACATTAATGCCATTTTTTATGCGATATTGGTTTTTTCTATTAGCGATGCTTTGGCAACATTAGTGGGTATTAGAGGCAAAATAAAGATATTTGGGAAAACACTTGAAGGATTTCTTGCATTTTTTATCTCTGCCTGCATAATATTGCATTCATTTGGAATTTACGGGGTTTTAGTGGCATTTGTTGGGGCGTTTATAGAGTTAATAAGCAAAAAAATAAAAATTGATGACAATTTAGTCCTCCCCATATTTTTGGCGTTTATTTTGAATATGATAAATTGGTAA
- the bioA gene encoding adenosylmethionine--8-amino-7-oxononanoate transaminase: MKNPELLEKWDKEYVWHPYTQMKEYVNSKNLIIERGEGNYLIDIYGNRYLDAVSSIWCNLFGHSRKEIIDAIKNQADKICHSTLLGCGNVPSILLAKKLVDITPKHLTKVFYSEDGAEAVEIAVKMAFEYYVLRGDKGRHKFISVKEGYHGDTVGAMSVGGSELFHGVFKPLLFKGYHADPPYCYRCKYYNFKDTDERNKKGCGMECLNEIVELIEKHSEEVFCVILEGGVMGSAGIIPFPDGYIEGVAKACKENDVIFILDEVATGFGRTGKMFFCDNEELKKLEKPDILCLGKGITGGYLPLAATLTTDEIYNMFLGDFGESKQFYHGHTYTGNQLLCSAALATLDIFEKENVIENIQPKIKLLHEELKKLKELEHVGDVRGRGFMVGIELVKNKETKEPYPYGYKAGYRVADKLLEKGIYMRPIGNVVILVPPLSITEEEIIYLCNSLYDAIKEADL; encoded by the coding sequence ATGAAAAATCCAGAATTGCTTGAGAAATGGGATAAGGAGTATGTGTGGCATCCTTACACACAAATGAAGGAATATGTAAACTCAAAAAACTTAATTATAGAGAGAGGAGAAGGAAATTATTTGATTGATATTTATGGGAATAGATATTTGGATGCCGTCTCATCTATATGGTGTAATTTGTTTGGACATAGTAGGAAAGAGATAATAGATGCAATAAAAAATCAAGCGGATAAAATTTGCCATTCAACATTACTTGGATGTGGGAATGTTCCATCTATCTTATTGGCAAAAAAATTGGTGGATATAACCCCAAAGCATTTAACAAAAGTATTCTATTCAGAAGATGGTGCAGAGGCTGTAGAGATTGCCGTTAAAATGGCATTTGAATATTATGTTTTGAGAGGGGATAAAGGGAGGCATAAATTTATTTCAGTTAAAGAAGGTTATCATGGAGATACAGTTGGTGCTATGAGTGTTGGAGGTAGTGAACTTTTCCATGGGGTATTTAAACCACTATTATTTAAAGGTTACCATGCAGACCCTCCTTACTGCTATAGATGCAAATACTACAACTTCAAAGATACGGATGAGAGAAATAAGAAAGGTTGTGGGATGGAGTGTTTAAATGAAATCGTTGAGTTGATTGAGAAGCATAGTGAGGAAGTATTTTGTGTTATCCTTGAAGGAGGAGTTATGGGTTCTGCTGGAATAATACCATTCCCAGATGGGTATATTGAAGGAGTAGCGAAGGCATGTAAAGAGAACGATGTGATATTTATCCTTGATGAAGTTGCTACTGGATTTGGAAGAACAGGAAAGATGTTCTTTTGTGACAATGAAGAGTTAAAGAAATTAGAAAAACCTGATATCCTTTGTCTTGGGAAGGGAATAACTGGAGGGTATTTACCATTGGCCGCAACACTTACAACAGATGAGATATATAATATGTTCCTTGGAGACTTTGGGGAAAGTAAGCAGTTCTATCACGGACATACATATACTGGAAACCAACTCCTATGTTCTGCTGCACTTGCAACATTAGATATTTTTGAGAAAGAAAATGTAATAGAAAATATTCAACCAAAAATAAAACTTCTCCACGAGGAGCTTAAAAAATTAAAAGAACTTGAACATGTTGGAGATGTAAGAGGAAGAGGTTTTATGGTTGGAATAGAACTTGTAAAAAATAAAGAAACAAAAGAACCTTATCCTTATGGATATAAGGCAGGATATAGGGTTGCAGATAAATTACTTGAAAAAGGCATATATATGAGGCCTATTGGTAATGTTGTTATCTTAGTTCCTCCACTATCAATAACAGAGGAAGAAATCATTTATTTATGCAATTCCCTATACGATGCAATAAAAGAAGCGGATTTATAA